The following coding sequences are from one Lolium rigidum isolate FL_2022 chromosome 6, APGP_CSIRO_Lrig_0.1, whole genome shotgun sequence window:
- the LOC124660397 gene encoding uncharacterized protein LOC124660397 codes for MANLLQLPDLAAARPPAAGVARGRRARVVAAAAPGGRVKQPEAGTGSRGRVIRVADPVRDGRLPVPLLPPPPLFSVPVTPASGSPAATKRRDDDEEERRRYYLNLGYAIRTLREDIPDVFTKEPCFDIYRDDIVFRNPFNKFEGIDNYRSLFWGLRFTGRIFFKALWVDIVSIWQPADNVIMIRWIAHGIPRVPWDGHARFDGASVYKLDRNGKIYEHKVHNIATNPPTKVKGMSVQELIRAVTCPSTPKPTYFEASSQSLSMAPFCSRLASIRHHVSLSNLGEG; via the exons ATGGCTAACCTCCTGCAGCTGCCGGACCTCGCGGCGGCCAGGCCGCCGGCGGCCGGCGTCGCGCGGGGGAGGCGGGCGAgggtcgtggcggcggcggcgcccggggGCCGCGTGAAGCAGCCGGAGGCCGGGACGGGAAGCAGGGGGCGGGTGATCAGGGTCGCCGACCCCGTGCGGGACGGGAGGCTGCCGGTGcctctgctgccgccgccgccgctcttctcCGTGCCGGTCACGCCCGCGTCGGGGTCGCCCGCGGCCACCAAGCGgcgggacgacgacgaggaggagaggcggaggTACTACCTTAACTTGGGATACGCCATCCGGACGCTCAGGGAGGACATCCCCGACGTGTTCACCAAGGAGCCCTGCTTCGATATCTACAG AGATGATATTGTCTTCAGAAACCCTTTCAATAAATTTGAGGGCATTGACAATTATAGAAGTTTATTCTGGGGATTGCGCTTTACTGGACGTATCTTCTTCAAAGCATTATGGGTTGATATAGTTAGCATATGGCAGCCTGCGGATAATGTTATTATGATTCGCTGGATTGCCCACGGCATTCCTCGAGTCCCATGGGATGGCCATGCCCGCTTTGACGGTGCCTCCGTGTACAAACTTGATAGGAATGGGAAAATTTATGAGCATAAGGTACATAACATCGCTACGAACCCACCAACGAAAGTCAAGGGCATGTCTGTTCAAGAGCTAATCAGAGCTGTCACCTGTCCATCCACTCCAAAACCAACTTATTTTGAGGCTTCATCTCAATCTTTGAGCATGGCTCCATTTTGTTCGAGATTGGCATCGATCAGACACCATGTTTCGCTGTCAAATCTTGGAGAAGGATAG
- the LOC124667455 gene encoding uncharacterized protein LOC124667455: MEMMSANGGVERQQQGVGRRFQMPLHYPRYTRENYEAMPEWQLDRLLSDYGLPVHGTLHHKRSFAIGSFLWGAGGN, encoded by the coding sequence atggagatgatgtcggCAAACGGCGGCGTGGAGCGGCAGCAGCAGGGAGTGGGGCGGCGCTTCCAGATGCCGCTGCACTACCCGAGGTACACCAGGGAGAACTACGAGGCCATGCCCGAGTGGCAGCTCGACCGCCTCCTCTCCGACTACGGCCTCCCCGTCCACGGCACCCTCCACCACAAGCGCAGCTTCGCCATCGGCTCCTTCCTCTGGGGCGCCGGCGGCAACTGA